From Fundulus heteroclitus isolate FHET01 chromosome 5, MU-UCD_Fhet_4.1, whole genome shotgun sequence, a single genomic window includes:
- the si:ch73-6k14.2 gene encoding uncharacterized protein si:ch73-6k14.2: MKPRCLLSAVDRLPTISELQESDADHADASSHTMDQYLDSIKELSQPACYPLHGPLRGHRCWRLRAGPAVTPVAASLFLNASRSQPAVDPSDVSFTLTGRSGCDAALRAQQNLLDVLMSPSLFAGLA; this comes from the coding sequence ATGAAGCCCAGATGCCTCCTCTCCGCCGTGGACCGACTCCCGACCATCAGCGAGCTGCAGGAGAGCGACGCCGACCACGCAGACGCCTCCTCCCACACCATGGACCAGTACCTGGACTCCATCAAAGAGCTCTCCCAGCCGGCCTGCTACCCGCTGCACGGGCCCCTCAGGGGGCACCGGTGCTGGAGGCTCCGCGCGGGCCCCGCAGTCACACCCGTGGCTGCTTCCCTGTTCCTGAACGCCTCGCGGAGCCAACCCGCCGTCGACCCCTCAGACGTTTCCTTCACCTTGACGGGTCGGTCCGGCTGTGACGCGGCGCTGCGGGCTCAGCAGAACCTGCTGGACGTGCTGATGTCCCCGTCCCTGTTTGCAGGCCTGGCGTAA